The following are from one region of the Arachis duranensis cultivar V14167 chromosome 10, aradu.V14167.gnm2.J7QH, whole genome shotgun sequence genome:
- the LOC107469373 gene encoding eukaryotic translation initiation factor 2 subunit alpha homolog gives MGPNLECRMYEAKYPEVDMAVMIQVKNIADMGAYVSLLEYNNIEGMILFSELSRRRIRSVSSLIKVGRIEPVMVLRVDKDKGYIDLSKRRVSEEDIQACEERYNKSKLVHSIMRHVAETLNIDLEELYVHIGWPLYRKYGHAFEAFKIIVTDPDSVLNALTREIKEAGPDGQEVTKVVPAVTEEVKDSLVKNIRRRMTPQPLKIRADIEMKCFQFDGVLHIKEAMRKAEAAGNDDCPVKIKLVAPPLYVLTTQTLDKEQGIQVLNNAITSCTESIEKHKGKLVVKEAPRAVSERDDKLLAEHMAKLRQDNEEVSGDEDSEEEEDTGMGDVDLDNNGTGITE, from the exons ATGGGTCCGAACCTAGAGTGCCGTATGTACGAGGCGAAGTACCCGGAGGTGGACATGGCGGTGATGATTCAGGTGAAGAACATCGCCGACATGGGCGCGTACGTTTCACTCCTCGAGTACAACAACATCGAGGGAATGATCCTCTTCTCTGAGCTCTCCCGGCGCCGGATTCGGAGCGTCAGCAGCCTCATCAAGGTCGGTCGCATCGAACCCGTTATGGTGCTTCGTGTCGATAAGGACAAGGGTTACATCGACCTTAGCAAGCGCCGTGTTTCTGAAGAGGATATTCAGGCCTGTGAGGAGAGGTATAATAAGAGCAAGCTTGTTCACTCTATCATGCGCCACGTTGCTGAGACCCTAAACATTGATTTGGAG GAGCTGTATGTTCACATTGGATGGCCTTTATACCGCAAATATGGTCAtgcttttgag GCATTCAAGATAATTGTGACGGATCCTGATTCAGTGCTAAATGCCCTCACCCGTGAAATCAAGGAAGCTGGCCCTGATGGGCAAGAGGT gacaaaGGTTGTTCCAGCTGTCACAGAAGAAGTGAAGGATTCTCTAGTAAAGAATATTAGAAGACGAATGACTCCCCAGCCCCTGAAAATTAGGGCAGATATTGAAATGAAATGTTTTCAATTTGATGGTGTTCTTCACATCAAG GAGGCCATGAGGAAGGCTGAAGCTGCTGGAAATGATGACTGCCCTGTAAAAATTAAACTTGTTGCGCCCCCACTTTATGTGCTTACCACTCAGACTCTCGACAAG GAGCAAGGGATACAAGTCCTCAATAATGCCATTACTTCTTGCACCGAGTCAATAGAGAAACACAAGGGTAAACTTGTGGTGAAGGAGGCACCTAGAGCG GTGAGCGAACGCGATGATAAATTGCTTGCTGAGCACATGGCAAAACTACGACAAGATAATGAAGAAGTCAGCGGCGACGAGGACAGCGAAGAGGAAGAGGACACAGGAATGGGTGACGTCGATCTGGATAACAACGGCACCGGAATCACAGAGTGA